Sequence from the Ursus arctos isolate Adak ecotype North America unplaced genomic scaffold, UrsArc2.0 scaffold_20, whole genome shotgun sequence genome:
CATTTCACAACAGTCTCAGCAAGCGTGATGCAATTTCCATCTATAACAACAGCTACAATTCACCAGAATATCACTGAAACACACAGTCCAGTAAGCCTCCCAACAACGAAGAAGCTCTTCTTTCCACCAGTTTACCCTACACCTCTTAATATCTCAAGCAAAGAATCAAGTACCAATTTCATATCAATGCAGACAGCCAGGCTGACAGTTTCTCCTACTGCCCCTGCATCAGTCATTATCAGTAAAACCCAAATAGCCAGACCCAGCACAcgaaacatacaaagaaaaaatgagccTCAGAGGAACAGGAATGACCCACACTCCTCTCCCAGTCAGAGTTCTGGCTTCACTGCATCCACTACTATGACACCTCCTGATCGAACTGCAACTGAAACTTCAACCAAGCCCAGTATCTCTGCTTTCACTCATTCTCCCTTAGAAAACATGAAAGCAATTTCAAGCACAATGGATCTTTATCCAAGAACGCTTACTCTGACAGATGTAATTGAAGAACTACCCCAAGAGAATACTCAGACTTTGAAGAGCAAAACTGTTTCCGAAATCACTTTGTCCAGCAAACTGCTCCAGAGCACCACAACTAGGAACACAGTCATTAGACACTCAACCATGCCACCATTCCTGAGTAGCAGCGCTGCTCCAATGCCAATTCCCACCTCCCATCCCTTGAGTAATCAAAGTACAGTCACAGACAACATGGCAACTCCCGTTTTTAGGATGACAAATACAATGGTCAAGCCACGTGAATACTCTAGGCACAACGCTAATCCACAGCAATTAGCAGCAGAGGTTGCAACATCTCCCAAAGTTCGCCCAAATGTCAAGGTCACAATTGGAACCACCCACTTTATCTACCCCTATCTGTTTCATTCTACTTCTACGCCAGCACTAATAACAGTTAAACCACAGAATTCTAAACTGACTTCCTCTCCCTGGTCAGAAAACCACTTCTGGCACAAGTCATACCCAGAAATTGCTGAAAAAGGCAAAACGCCAATAGTGAGCCTCTTGCCCACTCCAGGCTTGCCAGAGGACACCACTCACGCTTCAAATTGGGATATTCAGAAGACTGCAAAGAAAAATGACTTTGATAACACACCAGTTCAAAAAATAACAACCTCTGAACTCCTTCCCTTTGATTCTTTGTCTAGGAATATATTTGAAAGGCCCAGAATAGTTGGAGGAAAAGCAGCAAGTTTTACTGTTCCTGCTGACTCAGATGCCTTTCTTCCTTGTGAGGCTGTTGGAAATCCCCTGCCCACCATCCACTGGACCAGAGTCTCATCAGGtacctgaaacttttttttttttttacacttagtATTCTTTAGtcacaaaacaaggaaaagagtATGTTATGTTTTGGGGTTACACATCCAAAGAATCAACACCACTTCCAAATCTCTCCAGGATACAGAAACTGTTGATATTCTCATTTGACGTTTGCTGCATAACTTTTTTTTGTGCATTAGGTTTTAAAACATGTTaattaagaacattttttgtAATGCTTTAAAGCAGATACAGGGAAATATGAGTTGAAAAAGAGAAGGGTCATTATGTTGAACCATacggttttttaaattaaaattatggaaataaaaagcttccaggaatAACTTTAATACTCTTAACACTAAGTGtcgtaattttaattttaaatatatttgctctCAGTAGCCTAACCGCATCCCCCAAAGCTTTCCTCTTGAGACTTCCCCTTGaacaatttgttttctatttaatctTTGATGACCAATGACtacagatttctttcttctcatcagGATTTGATATAtctaaaaggaaacagaatagcAGATTCCAGGTGCTACCCAATGGCACCCTGTCCATACAGAGGGTGGACATTCAGGACCGTGGACAGTACCTGTGCTCAGCATCCAATCCACTCGGCACTGACCGCCTTCATGTCATGTTGTCCGTGGTTTCCTATCCCCCCAGGATCCTGGATAGACGTACCAAagagatcacagtccactctGGAAGCAGCGTGGAGTTGAAGTGCAGAGCTGAAGGTAGACCAAGTCCTACAATTTCCTGGGTTCTGGCAAACCAAACAGTGGTTTCAGAATCATCTGAGGGGAATAGGCAGGCCCTGGTGACATCTGATGGAACGTTGATCATCAACAATCTCAGCATTTATGACCGGGGCTTTTACAAATGCATGGCCAGCAACTCAGCTGGCCAGGATTCACTGCTGGTCAAAGTACAAGTCATTGCAGCCCCACCTGTTATTCTAGAGCAAAAGAGGCAAGTCATTGTAGGGACTTGGGGTGAAAGTTTGAAATTGCCCTGTACTGCCAAAGGAACTCCTCAGCCCAGTGTTCACTGGGTCCTCTCTGATGGCACTGAAGTGAAACCACTGCAGTTTATAAATTCCAAGTTGCTGTTATTTTCAAATGGGACTCTGTATATAAGAAATGTAGCCTCTTCAGACAGGGGCACTTATGAATGCATTGCTACCAGCTCCACTGGCTCAGAGAGAAGAGTGGTAATTCTtacagtggaagagagagaaaccaccCCCAGGATAGAATTTGCATCCCAGAAGTGGACTGAGGTGAATTTTGGGGACAAATTACTACTGAACTGCTCAGCCATTGgggaacccaaacccaaaataaTCTGGAGGCTACCATCCAAGGCTGTTGTTGACCAGTGGCACAGGTAAACCATACCTTTGTGTTGAGattatcttctttatctatttagcTGTACAGTTTCTGAAATGGAAAAAGTGATACGGTGAGGCCAGCAGCAGATTCAGAGAGCTCATAGACTCTGCATATAAAAGTAACTCCTTCTAAAGAGACCTAATCCTTTTGAGtttaatgttaaatataaaaaccaaGCTTCTTACATGCTTAACTTTAAGGGCCAGCTATTCAATTCTTATTAAATTTACATAGTTAAAAGCAAATTAAGAATTTCATTTGCTCTCATACTTGTGACAGCTTTAAAATGGTAACTGCGGAAAGGTATTTATAATTTCTCTCTCCAAAAAGAGGAGGGGATTTTGTAATGCAATCAAGGTTCTATGTAATTTTGAATACAATTTCCACTACCCATGCAAAATCTACAATGCAAGAAGTATAGAAGGCATTACACCTGTGATGTGAATAACAGATAAAGTTCAAAATTTGGGTTGTTAAGGAAAAGGTCTAAAACACTTACTGGATGCTAAGTCAGTTTTGGAAAATATCAAGAGACATGAACAAATTTaaggaatgttttaaaaagttgaccCAAAGGAAGTCTGGAGAGTGTTCTAAAACACATTATTAGTATCTCAGAATAAATCTTGACCAGGTATTCCAACAGATCCTTCAGAGGTAAACAGCAAAGAAATTAAGTaggttgtttatattttatttgggggaagTATTTATGGGACAGATTGCCCAAATGGTGGAAGAGGCAATGGAGTGTATAAAGATCACAgatggggcgcctgcgtggcttggtcggttgagtggctgactcttgatttctacttgggtcatggtcttggggtcatgggatcaagcccccccgtaaggctctgtgcttagtggggagtctgtttgaagttctctctttctgcctctcccccaactctcactctctctcaaataaatcttaaaaaaataaataaaaatcacagatgCTACCATGGGCCCACCAGAGGTActggcatttttcttttataatgaaaCTCAACTTGTTTGCTAACTGAACACCTCAATTATTGTTTTGCCACTAATTTCAAAAAGGCAAGAATATTCTTTACTTAGAAACTTTAGAGAAATCAACTGAAATAAAAGGGGTAATATattgcaagaaaaagaaagtcctGCTGTTTCCATTTCATAGCTTCTAAAGTTTGCATTTTAgattctaaaaatgagaaaacagtcaTCATAGCTATGCTTATGAGTCTACTCCACCATGACCAGAATAAGCAAAAGCAGGTCACATTCTTAAAGCCGACTTGTCACCTGAAACAAAAAGccttttctggatttttaaatggTCTCAGACTCAGAGCACCTACCAGTCTATCTCCAGTACTTTCAACATATGTGACCTGTTTCAGCACAGAATGGTTTCCTCTTCTTCAGAATCTTGCAGCTTGTTACAAGAGCAAAAcctcaggtcccaccccagacttGAGTCAGAATCTGCACTTTAGAAAGATACCCAGAGGAATCACGCCCTCAGTCAAGTCTGAGGAGCATTGCTTTAGAAGGACTACAGATGCTTCCCTGGGCATTAATCTTCATAAAGAGCTCTATTTCTTTTACTTGGGGGAACACACTACTTTGAAAAGTaaactttctctttaaaaatatcactttataaaaagaaacagctATAGTCTCTTCTGCTATATTACCACCTCCAAAGACATCAGATTTGAGGGGCGGGACAAAGTCACTCTCAATGTGTTGAGATTATCTGCCAGGAGCATTAGCCTTGCCTGAGAACTCAGTGAATCAGAAAACGATTCTAACAAGCGATCTGTGTTTCTaaaagccttccaggtgattttaGTGCCTGCTAAAATTTGagactggttctcaaactttattgTTTGTAAGCGTCACGGTCGCCTGGGACCTTCATTCCTCAGTGGGTTCCCAGATCCCTGGCCAGATCTAGGGAATCAGAAGCTCTGAAAAATGAAGCCTGGAAATATGCATCTTAAATGAGTGCAGACGccatgtgattctgatgcaggatGGTTTTTGAGAGCCAATATtgacagcagtggttctcagacttggCTGCACACGCGAATCATTGGAAAACTCAGAATCTTGGTGCCTCGGCCACACTCCACCCCAAGTAAGTCAAATTCTGGAGGTGGGACTCACACTCCGTAAATGATTTTCATATGCATCTGAGTCAGTGCTTTTGTAAAGCATTAGGAAAGAATATCAGATGGTAGTGTAGCATGGTGACAAAGAAAGCAGTTTGAGAACCAGCCTTGAGACCTGAGGCAAGTTACTAAGGCTATCTAAGTATCTAAATACTAAGGCTTTCTAAATAAAGTATTTCCGGCTATATAGTGAGGAACtacttaaagatttaaaaagaacaggggcgcctgggtggctcagtcattgagcatctgcctttggctcagggcatgaaccTAGgtccctgggatccagccccgcatcaggcacctctgctgggagcctgtttcttcctctcccactccccctgcctgtgttccctctctcactggctgtctctctgtcaaatagataaatcttaaaaaaaaaaaaaaaaaagatttaaaaagaacagtACCTTTTGTAATGTGCCACACAATACTCTCCATACTTGTTTGCTGAAGAATGAAAAGTGACTTGGGCTGTTTGACTTGGTTAGCCGCTATCCTATGAAAGGctgtctcccctttcctctccactTTCACTTACCTGCTTTTAGCACATTgccaaaaaataagaagaaaaacatatgtGATGTTCTTTTATAGGTGTTCTTGATCCCGGTTTTAGCACCAATTCAATTTCCACTGGTCTTGCTGAAAAGCTGAATTTGGTTGTATCAGGAAAGATGTGCCACCTGGTGGCTCACTGTGGTAACGGCATGCTGTGTAATGACTTCAGGGAGAAAAACGGCGCTGTCCACAGGTTGACAAAATGCAGACCAGTCACTTTACAGTTGCCCGCAAAAGTCAGATGCAACAGCAGGCTTCTAATGAGTCTTACATTGGCACTTTCTCTCTTTATAGCAAAGTAGAACTTATTTCGTAACCAAAGAACTctattttgttaatcttttcaaaaaaaaatataatctgGCATCTCTTCTGAACCAAGTATGCATGAAAGTTCTTTACTGACATATCACAAAACAATCATTTGATACATAAAATGGTCAAGAAAGTCCTGTGTCTAAGGTATCCATTATTTCCAGCATTCTCAGCATTGTATCTTCCAAATCACCATTGTAAAGGAGTTTCATTTCACTAAATTGTAACTGTTCAGTTAGACAATTTCCCGTCGGGAAATGGCTTAGGAGACAGtactgattttaattttattgcaaCCATTTAAGGAAATGTCTATAAAGCGAATCCTATGTCAATAAGGACAACTCCCCTCACCCCTTGCGACTAGCTGCACACTCAAATCCGTCTCTTCTCTCCTTAGAATGGGCAGCCGCATCCATGTCTACCCAAATGGGTCCTTGTTTATTGGATCAATAACAGAAAAGGATGGTGGTGACTACTTGTGTGTGGCCAGAAACAAAATGGGAGATGATCTGATACTGATGCATGTGAGCCTCCGACTGAAACCGGCCAAAATTGATCacaagcaacattttaaaaaacaagtatttCATGGGAAAGATTTCCAAGTTGATTGTGAGGCTTCTGGCTCACCAGTGCCTGAGATATCTTGGAGTTTGCCCGACGGAACGATGATAAACAATGCAATGCAAGCCGATGACAGTGGCGGCAGGACCAGGAGGTACACCCTTTTTGACAATGGAACCCTATACTTCAACAAAGTTGGGATAGCAGAGGAAGGAGATTATACTTGCTATGCCCAGAACACTCTGGGCAAGGATGAAATGAAGGTCCATCTAACAGTAATAACACCTACCCCACGGATCAGGCAGGGTTACAAGACCGACACGAGAATCAAGGCTGGAGACACAGTGGTCCTTGACTGTGAGGTCATCGGGGAAcccaaaccaaaaatattttggtTGCTGCCTTCCCATGACATGATTTCATTCTCTAAGGATAGGTACACATTTCATGCCAACGGGTCTTTgtccatcaacaaagtgaaactGCTCGATTCCGGAGAGTATGTATGTGTGGCCCGAAATCCCAGTGGGGATGACACCAAAATGTACAAACTGGATGTTGTCTCCCAACCTCCATTAATCAATGGTCTGTATACAAATAAAACAGTCATTAAAGCCACAGCCGTGAGGCATTCCAAAAAACACTTTGACTGCAGAGCTGAAGGAACACCGTCTCCTCAAATCATGTGGATCATGCCAGACAATATTTTCCTCACGGCCCCATACTATGGAAGCAGAATCACAGTCCATAAAAACGGAACCTTGGAAATTAGGAATGTGAGGTTTTCAGACTCGGCAGATTTTATCTGTGTGGCTCGGAACGAAGGAGGGGAGAGCATGCTGGTGGTACAGTTAGAGGTACTGGAAATGCTAAGACGACCAACATTCAGAAAtccatttaatgaaaaaatagttGCCCAGCTTGGAAAGCCCACGGCATTGAATTGTTCTGTTGATGGAAACCCACCCCCTGAAATAATCTGGATTTTACCAAATGGCACGAGATTTCCCAATGAACCACAAATTTCTCAGTATCTGATAGCAAGCAATGGCTCTTTCATCATTTCTAAAACAACTCGGGATGATGCAGGAAAATACCGGTGTGCAGCAAGAAATAAAGTCGGCTACATTGAAAAATTAATTGTGTTAGAAATTGGCCAGAAGCCGGTGATTCTTACTTACGCATTAGGCACAGTTTACTGTATCAGCGGAGAATCTCTGTCATTGCACTGTGTGTCTGATGGAAGCCCTAAGCCAAACATTAAATGGACTATACCAAGTGGTTATATAATAGATAGGCCTCAAAGTAGTGGAAAATACATATTGCATGAAAATGGCACCTTAGTCATTAAAGAAGCAACAGCTTATGACAGAGGCAACTACATTTGTACGGCTCAAAATAGCGTTGGCCACGCACTGATTACTGTCCCAGTAATGGTTGTAGCCTACCCACCCCGAATTACAAATCGTATACCCAGGAGCATTCTCACAAGGACAGGAGCAGCTGTTCAGCTCCGATGTATGGCCCTGGGAATCCCCAAGCCAGAAATCACATGGGAGCGGCCGGACCACTCGTTGCTCTCAATGGCAAATAAAGGGGGGACTCAAAGACTTGAGCCTTTTCACCCCCAAGGTACCCTCATCATTCAGAACCCCCAAACCTCCGATTCTGGGATCTACAAATGCACAGCGAGAAATCCACTTGGTAGTGATTATGCAACAACTTATGTTCAGGTAATctgacatgaaataaaaattgaacaaAGTCAACATCTGGACAgagtttattttttggaagaagttTAATCAAAGGCAGCCATAGGCATGTAAATGAATTTGAGTACATTtacaatattaaatttataatggacatgcaaaataaaaaaaaaaaagacttgtaaaTAAATGCAATATGACTGATAGTGATTTCGTTAATTGATCTCCAAACAAACTTTTAACTTAAGGCACTTTTATTTTGCCAACAAATAACAATGAACATTAAGGTAAAACTGTCCACCATAAAATAACAAATGGCTAATGTATCTGAACTCTTTCATTAAAGaatggacttttttctttctctaccagTTGCCTAGTGTCCACCTTCTATCAATGTTACCAGCATGGCACTGAGAAGAGAGACAATGGAAAAGATTAAATTTGCAGTCTTGATtgtaaatttaccattttaatgtaCAGGTATTTTGTGGctgtttagaaatattttagtaGAACCTAGAGAAAATAAGCTCCAAATGGTTTTGATTATGATTCTCTTATGTGTACACTGAAAATTTTCATTGATGGGgaatacaaaaatgttttaataactgcatttaaaatacatgtaaaaagcAACTTAACACCTACACATCATAAAAAGTGAAAAGGGGGTTGATTACTTCGTTATCGAAAGAAACTCATTAAAAAGCTTCAAAAATACAATGAAACTTCATCACTTCAAAATCTAGCACAGGCATCCTTGGTTTGGAGCTCTTTATAAGGAAAATATTCTGAGGAAGAACCACTTTTTTATGAACATGTTATTTCATTCATTAAGTGACAATTGTTTATGGGAGAGGACAATGGGAAGGTCtagaatacataaatacatataatgaAGTTTCATTGTACCTTAAAATTTGATCAAACCTACACAAAATGTTGCTTTTTGTAATTCAAGGTGAATTGATTTGGGGGACATTATGATTCATCTTTTCTAATTCTAGAAGCTGGGATGTTCCAGTGTAATTTATCCAGAATTGATTCAAATATCTGCCAGttatttaaagtggaaaaaaaatgccataggTCTTGCTTGGATATCTCAGCACACAAAACAGAACTATGTTAGCCCCTGCTGATGAGCTGAGACACAGGGGAGCTTACTTCATTGTGTTTCCATCACACCAACTGTCAGCAGCTCCATCTAAGAGCTACTATCTCTGATGCTGGTACCCTGTGGCCACAAGAGGTCAAAGGATACTCATTCTCACCGTGATCTCCTTCCACTTCCCGGCCAAAAGGAGTAAATAAGACTGACAAATGGAAGCTATTAGGAATGAAACTAGAGTATAAACAAGTATGTCTAAGGGATTCTGAAGCCCAATTACATtcaatttcaaagtatttttaaagggaagggaGGTCTCCATCTTATCCAAAGATAATCTCCTATCTTACAAAGCAAATTACCAGCTTGTGTCAAAGGATAGGGCTTTCCCTCGTGATCATTTTAATGCAAATTAATGCACTTGCTAAGAAAAAAACCTCTCAGGATGTGGAATTAAGTGGAAGGAAATATGCTAAGACTAGATTAAAAAATTCCAGTTGTTCTCTTTATAATGCACAGGGGTAAGCCAGTCCTAGGTTTTTCCTCAACTTTCCATAGAATCTGAACTATAGGGCTTTACCATGACTTAGCTTTGTCACCTGAAAAGAAAAGgacataacaagaaaaaaaagtacacccCACAGCTTTCATGTGCAAAAtgattattaataaattaatttcactACCTTATGCAAAATATAAAGTGCATACGAACGCTATGCAATTATAATAACACTCATTCTTGAAACAATATGACTGCTGTTTGCGATActgaactataaaaatatatggtTCAAACTGAAAACTGGCATTTTAAATACCAATAATTCTTGAAAAGGAACTCAGGATGGAACAGGACTCACTCACTAGGCACAACATTCACATTTCGGTTGTTTTGCCAAGGCAATCATTATATGGATAGAttactttgaagaaaaataacttcatgGTCTCTACGTATGAttctcaagaggaaaaaaaaaaaaccccaaaacctgaTATACAAAACCAGCTGAAATGTAAAGATCTGTCTTCTGAAAGCAGATAGAGTATGTTAATTCCGTGTAAAGAATGGTCTTTAATGTTTTGGCAAAGTCTTTTCCAGCCCAGAGTAAACATGAAATGAGCAGGCTGGAGTGAACTATTTCACAGTGTACAAAGCAGTTCACAGGGACGCTGCCACAGCAAAGTAAGCGGACATGTATTTGAGGTCGTTTGCATGAGTCAAACTTTGCAATGAGTAACTCACCTAGGaggatataaattatttatataatgatTTGCAAAAGAAATAGTCTAAAGTCGTActagctacattttaaaaaagtagttctACGTGGTTTGCTCATTATAGACAAATCTATTC
This genomic interval carries:
- the IGSF10 gene encoding immunoglobulin superfamily member 10, with amino-acid sequence MKVEGRGITGLLVSLSVMCLVASLGGKACPRRCACYVPTEVHCTFRYLTSIPDSISPDVERINLGYNSLVRLTETDFSGLNKLELLMLHSNGIHTIPAKTFSDLQALQVLKMSYNKIRKLQKDTFYGLRSLTRLHMDHNNIEFINPEVFYGLTFLRLVHLEGNQLTKLHPDTFVSLKYLQIFKTSFVKYLYLSDNFLSSLPQEMISNMPDLESLYLHGNPWTCDCHLKWLSDWIQEKPDIIKCKKDRSPSSPQQCPLCMNPRTSKGMPLAMVPAAAFLCAKPTIDPSLKLKSLTILEDSSPVSISPQDFMAPFGSLTLNITDQFGNEANMVCSIQKPSKTSSIAFTEKNDYIMLNTSFSTFLVCNIGNNHIQQVWQVLALYSDSPLILERSHLLTETPQRCYKYKQVAPKPEDIFTDIEADLTIDPPWLMQDQISLQLNRTATTLSTLHIQYSSDIQVTLPRAEIRPVKHKWTMISRDNNTKLEHTVLIGGTISLECPGQGDPTPHLEWLLADGSKVRAPYVSEDGRILIDKSGKLELQMADSFDTGIYHCISTNYDDADILTYRITVVEPSIEAYHENGAHYTVFTGETLDLPCHSSGIPDASVSWVLPGNTVLYQSSRDKQILNNGTLRILHVTQKNQGYYFCVAANPSGVDFLINQVSVKTKGQKPVEHNVETYGSGLDEPNPIAHLKDPPAVQLPTSAPVGAETGKQVLSTSKKHNYRESIHRRRGDSPNRHFREHRRPFPSSAQRIDPRHWAALLEKAKKNTMPEKQENTTVSPPPVVTQLLKIPGEETDSSGMLPPDEEFTVLATKAPSVLARTVIANSRKIPDSPVTNITAVTEVSPVVGSQILPPEKPIDFKLSPIRTTAMSKKVNPTLSSKIHGTTNENFSTISPLVPDAMQFQEADNTGREKEHLQSTFPIAVGTVSKDVNIKMLSNANGKATDSHRISVTGVSDPRSNHLYPYITQKLGTSEIPSGPYTAAHSQSQSPRNSTTNIPLTSRRFGRRRKIWGRGRIISPYRTPILRQYRYGFVRPTFRVSSEESTTAFSATEVNVVCPSCSPRERLTTAEAALSFPSSSPIMRTEAEIAKVTEESTTLVHNPSLLFENKPSVNIEETIPTIIYFGAESTQVTPTDAVMTHSPKSLPVEKVPITNTGYPSVSNSNEVKRDSMIISPLPYPTTKPSMSTTTAVTRFLRRKIPWHQIFVNNHVQKERLKNQRQFSSPKNTATVLTNISPALPTDKVFPFHFTTVSASVMQFPSITTATIHQNITETHSPVSLPTTKKLFFPPVYPTPLNISSKESSTNFISMQTARLTVSPTAPASVIISKTQIARPSTRNIQRKNEPQRNRNDPHSSPSQSSGFTASTTMTPPDRTATETSTKPSISAFTHSPLENMKAISSTMDLYPRTLTLTDVIEELPQENTQTLKSKTVSEITLSSKLLQSTTTRNTVIRHSTMPPFLSSSAAPMPIPTSHPLSNQSTVTDNMATPVFRMTNTMVKPREYSRHNANPQQLAAEVATSPKVRPNVKVTIGTTHFIYPYLFHSTSTPALITVKPQNSKLTSSPWSENHFWHKSYPEIAEKGKTPIVSLLPTPGLPEDTTHASNWDIQKTAKKNDFDNTPVQKITTSELLPFDSLSRNIFERPRIVGGKAASFTVPADSDAFLPCEAVGNPLPTIHWTRVSSGFDISKRKQNSRFQVLPNGTLSIQRVDIQDRGQYLCSASNPLGTDRLHVMLSVVSYPPRILDRRTKEITVHSGSSVELKCRAEGRPSPTISWVLANQTVVSESSEGNRQALVTSDGTLIINNLSIYDRGFYKCMASNSAGQDSLLVKVQVIAAPPVILEQKRQVIVGTWGESLKLPCTAKGTPQPSVHWVLSDGTEVKPLQFINSKLLLFSNGTLYIRNVASSDRGTYECIATSSTGSERRVVILTVEERETTPRIEFASQKWTEVNFGDKLLLNCSAIGEPKPKIIWRLPSKAVVDQWHRMGSRIHVYPNGSLFIGSITEKDGGDYLCVARNKMGDDLILMHVSLRLKPAKIDHKQHFKKQVFHGKDFQVDCEASGSPVPEISWSLPDGTMINNAMQADDSGGRTRRYTLFDNGTLYFNKVGIAEEGDYTCYAQNTLGKDEMKVHLTVITPTPRIRQGYKTDTRIKAGDTVVLDCEVIGEPKPKIFWLLPSHDMISFSKDRYTFHANGSLSINKVKLLDSGEYVCVARNPSGDDTKMYKLDVVSQPPLINGLYTNKTVIKATAVRHSKKHFDCRAEGTPSPQIMWIMPDNIFLTAPYYGSRITVHKNGTLEIRNVRFSDSADFICVARNEGGESMLVVQLEVLEMLRRPTFRNPFNEKIVAQLGKPTALNCSVDGNPPPEIIWILPNGTRFPNEPQISQYLIASNGSFIISKTTRDDAGKYRCAARNKVGYIEKLIVLEIGQKPVILTYALGTVYCISGESLSLHCVSDGSPKPNIKWTIPSGYIIDRPQSSGKYILHENGTLVIKEATAYDRGNYICTAQNSVGHALITVPVMVVAYPPRITNRIPRSILTRTGAAVQLRCMALGIPKPEITWERPDHSLLSMANKGGTQRLEPFHPQGTLIIQNPQTSDSGIYKCTARNPLGSDYATTYVQVI